One region of Priestia megaterium genomic DNA includes:
- the leuC gene encoding 3-isopropylmalate dehydratase large subunit, with translation MKPKTIIDKLWEQHVVRREEGKPDLLYIDLHLIHEVTSPQAFEGLRVANRQVKRPDLTFATMDHNIPTVDRFNIKDPIAKKQVDKLSENCHEFGVKLLDLTSEEQGIVHIIGPELGLTQPGKTIVCGDSHTSTHGAFGALAFGIGTSEVEHVLATQTLWQAKPKTLQVKVNGKKQPGVYAKDIVLAIIQKFGVNFGTGSIVEFTGECIRDLSMEERMTICNMSIEAGAKAGLISPDDVTFSYIKGRQYAPKGEQFEKAVEAWAALATDEGATYDETLEIDADTIEPVVTWGTNPAMSSYVSKQVPTLEECTTEAEKKSLSRALEYMGLQPGMAIEEIPVQHVFIGSCTNARLSDLRDVAAFIKGKKVSPDVRAMIVPGSQKVKRVAEEEGLSAIFIEAGFEWRDSGCSMCLGMNSDLVPQGEHCASTSNRNFEGRQGKGARTHLVSPVMAAAAAVYGHFVDVRKLQEQAVR, from the coding sequence ATGAAACCAAAAACAATTATTGATAAGCTTTGGGAACAACATGTTGTACGTCGAGAAGAGGGGAAGCCGGACTTATTATATATCGATCTTCATCTTATTCATGAAGTAACGTCTCCTCAAGCATTCGAAGGTCTTCGCGTGGCAAATCGTCAAGTGAAGCGTCCGGACTTAACGTTTGCTACAATGGATCACAATATTCCAACGGTTGACCGTTTTAATATTAAAGATCCGATTGCAAAGAAACAAGTAGACAAACTATCTGAAAACTGTCATGAGTTTGGTGTGAAGCTTTTAGATTTAACAAGCGAAGAGCAAGGAATTGTGCATATCATTGGACCGGAATTAGGATTGACGCAGCCTGGAAAAACCATTGTGTGCGGAGATAGCCATACATCTACTCACGGTGCATTTGGAGCGCTTGCTTTTGGTATAGGAACGAGTGAGGTAGAACATGTTTTAGCAACGCAAACGCTATGGCAAGCGAAACCAAAAACGCTACAAGTGAAAGTAAATGGCAAAAAACAGCCTGGTGTTTATGCTAAGGACATTGTGTTAGCAATTATTCAAAAATTCGGCGTGAATTTTGGAACGGGTTCAATCGTAGAATTTACGGGCGAATGTATTCGCGACCTTTCAATGGAAGAGCGCATGACTATTTGTAATATGTCTATTGAAGCCGGTGCAAAAGCTGGTTTAATCAGTCCAGATGATGTTACTTTCTCTTATATTAAAGGGCGTCAGTATGCTCCTAAAGGAGAACAGTTTGAAAAAGCAGTGGAAGCTTGGGCAGCTTTAGCAACAGATGAAGGTGCAACATACGATGAAACGCTAGAAATTGATGCAGATACAATTGAGCCTGTTGTAACATGGGGAACAAACCCGGCGATGAGTTCTTATGTTAGCAAGCAAGTTCCTACATTAGAAGAGTGTACAACAGAAGCTGAGAAAAAGTCTTTGTCACGAGCACTTGAGTATATGGGCTTACAGCCCGGCATGGCAATAGAAGAGATCCCAGTTCAGCATGTATTTATCGGTTCATGTACAAATGCTCGTTTGTCTGATCTTCGTGACGTGGCAGCCTTTATTAAAGGAAAGAAAGTGTCACCAGATGTGCGAGCGATGATTGTACCAGGTTCTCAAAAAGTAAAGCGAGTGGCTGAAGAAGAAGGGTTATCTGCTATTTTTATTGAAGCAGGCTTTGAATGGAGAGACTCGGGCTGCAGCATGTGTCTAGGCATGAACTCTGACTTAGTTCCACAAGGCGAACACTGTGCGTCCACTTCTAATCGAAACTTTGAAGGACGTCAAGGAAAAGGTGCCAGAACGCATTTAGTAAGCCCGGTAATGGCAGCAGCGGCAGCGGTATATGGACATTTTGTTGATGTACGCAAACTACAAGAACAAGCGGTGCGATAA
- the ilvC gene encoding ketol-acid reductoisomerase encodes MTKVYYNGDAKDQLLQGKTVAIVGYGSQGHAHAQNLRDSGVNVVVGLRKGKSWDQAEQDGFTVLSVKEAVQQAEVVMVLLPDEHQPKVYNEEILPGLKPGKSLVFAHGFNIHFNQIVAPEFVDVFLVAPKGPGHLVRRTYEEGAGVPALFAVFQDVTGEAKDVALAYAKAIGSARAGVLETTFKEETETDLFGEQAVLCGGLTSLVKAGFETLVEAGYQPEVAYFECLHELKLIVDLMYEGGMEGMRYSISDTAQWGDFVSGPRVVDERSKEQMKKVLEDIQTGKFAKGWILENQANRPEFTAINNRENEHLIEKVGAQLREMMPFVKKQKKEAVIASAKN; translated from the coding sequence ATGACAAAGGTATATTACAACGGAGATGCAAAGGATCAATTATTACAAGGTAAAACAGTAGCAATCGTAGGTTATGGTTCACAAGGTCACGCTCACGCACAAAACTTACGCGACAGCGGAGTAAACGTGGTAGTAGGATTACGTAAAGGTAAATCATGGGATCAAGCAGAACAAGACGGCTTCACTGTATTATCTGTAAAAGAAGCAGTTCAACAAGCAGAAGTAGTAATGGTATTACTTCCAGATGAGCATCAGCCAAAAGTTTATAACGAAGAAATTCTTCCAGGATTAAAACCAGGAAAATCTTTAGTATTTGCTCACGGTTTTAACATTCACTTTAATCAAATCGTAGCACCTGAATTCGTTGACGTATTCTTAGTAGCTCCAAAAGGTCCTGGTCACCTTGTAAGAAGAACATATGAAGAAGGAGCTGGCGTACCGGCGTTATTCGCAGTATTCCAAGACGTAACTGGCGAAGCAAAAGACGTAGCATTAGCTTATGCTAAAGCAATTGGCTCAGCTCGTGCGGGTGTATTAGAAACAACGTTTAAAGAAGAAACAGAAACAGATCTTTTCGGTGAGCAAGCAGTACTTTGCGGCGGTTTAACTTCATTAGTTAAAGCTGGTTTTGAAACGCTTGTAGAAGCTGGCTACCAACCGGAAGTTGCATATTTTGAGTGTTTACACGAATTAAAATTAATTGTTGACCTTATGTATGAAGGTGGAATGGAAGGCATGCGTTATTCAATCTCTGATACAGCTCAATGGGGTGACTTCGTTTCAGGACCACGCGTTGTAGATGAGCGTTCAAAAGAACAAATGAAAAAAGTGCTTGAAGATATCCAAACAGGTAAATTTGCAAAAGGCTGGATCCTAGAAAACCAAGCAAATCGTCCAGAATTTACAGCTATCAATAACCGTGAAAACGAACATTTAATTGAAAAAGTTGGCGCTCAATTACGTGAAATGATGCCATTTGTTAAAAAACAAAAGAAAGAAGCGGTGATCGCTAGTGCAAAAAATTAA
- the leuD gene encoding 3-isopropylmalate dehydratase small subunit: MNAFTIHTGKVAGLDRANVDTDQIIPKQFLKRIERTGFGQFLFFDWRYNEDETLNETFELNQPQNQGATILVADENFGCGSSREHAPWALLDYGFRAIIAPSFADIFKQNCLKNGILPIVLPKEDVSYLMKESQSASYACTIDLHQQKITDEAGFERTFEINGHWKYMLVNGYDEIGYTLSFEDDISAYEAKTVRY; the protein is encoded by the coding sequence ATGAATGCTTTTACAATCCATACAGGAAAAGTAGCAGGTCTCGACCGAGCAAACGTAGATACTGATCAAATTATCCCAAAGCAATTTTTGAAAAGAATTGAGCGTACTGGCTTTGGCCAATTTCTCTTTTTTGATTGGCGATATAATGAAGATGAAACGTTAAATGAAACGTTTGAACTAAATCAGCCTCAAAATCAAGGAGCAACAATTCTTGTAGCTGACGAGAACTTCGGGTGTGGTTCGTCACGTGAACACGCTCCATGGGCGCTTTTAGACTATGGGTTCCGTGCCATTATCGCACCGTCATTTGCGGATATTTTTAAACAAAACTGTCTAAAAAATGGTATTTTACCTATTGTTTTACCAAAAGAAGATGTTTCCTATTTAATGAAAGAGTCTCAAAGTGCTTCTTACGCCTGTACAATCGATCTTCATCAGCAAAAAATTACCGATGAAGCAGGTTTTGAACGTACGTTTGAGATCAATGGCCATTGGAAATATATGCTTGTTAACGGATATGATGAAATTGGCTATACGCTTTCTTTTGAAGACGACATTTCTGCTTATGAAGCAAAAACGGTAAGATATTAA
- the leuB gene encoding 3-isopropylmalate dehydrogenase, protein MTKKVAVLPGDGVGTEVTKGAVAVLKAIGERFDHQFEFTYGLIGGAAIDEAGTPLPESTIEICKQADAVLLGSVGGPKWDRNPSHLRPEKGLLAIRKELDLYANLRPVTFYDSLADASPLKKEYIEGVDFIIVRELTGGLYFGQPSERRTEGNEETVVDTLFYKRTEIERIIRQAFETAVNRRKKVTSVDKANVLESSRVWREVAEEVAKDYPDVELEHMLVDSAAMQLIRNPKYFDVVVTENMFGDILSDEASMLTGSLGMLPSASLTVDGPSLYEPVHGSAPDIAGQNKANPIAAILSAAMLLRHSFGLETEAAVIEQAVESVLHAGHRTADLADGNHYLGTDKMVDAITAVIANDSAISSIMTAYS, encoded by the coding sequence ATGACAAAAAAAGTCGCTGTATTACCAGGTGACGGCGTAGGAACAGAAGTAACCAAAGGCGCTGTTGCCGTTTTAAAAGCAATTGGAGAGCGCTTTGATCATCAATTCGAGTTTACGTATGGATTAATTGGCGGAGCTGCAATTGATGAGGCTGGCACACCTCTTCCAGAAAGTACAATTGAGATTTGTAAGCAGGCGGATGCCGTCTTACTTGGATCCGTTGGAGGGCCAAAATGGGATCGTAACCCTTCACATTTGCGACCAGAAAAAGGTTTGCTAGCTATTCGAAAAGAATTGGATTTATATGCTAACCTTCGTCCAGTGACGTTTTATGATAGCTTAGCAGATGCCTCTCCTTTGAAAAAAGAATACATTGAAGGTGTTGACTTCATTATCGTTCGTGAGCTAACAGGGGGCTTATATTTTGGTCAGCCTAGCGAGCGTCGAACAGAAGGAAATGAAGAGACAGTTGTCGACACGTTATTTTATAAGCGTACAGAAATAGAAAGGATTATTCGCCAAGCGTTTGAAACGGCTGTAAATCGACGTAAAAAGGTAACGTCGGTTGATAAAGCGAATGTGCTTGAGTCTAGTCGAGTGTGGCGTGAAGTAGCTGAAGAAGTAGCAAAAGACTACCCGGATGTAGAGCTTGAGCATATGCTTGTAGATTCAGCTGCTATGCAGTTAATTCGTAATCCGAAATATTTTGATGTAGTGGTAACTGAAAATATGTTTGGTGATATTTTGAGTGATGAGGCTTCTATGCTGACAGGATCGTTAGGGATGCTTCCATCTGCGAGTTTAACGGTTGATGGTCCATCTTTATACGAACCGGTTCACGGTTCTGCACCAGACATTGCTGGACAAAACAAAGCTAATCCGATTGCTGCTATTTTATCTGCAGCAATGTTGCTTAGACATTCATTTGGATTAGAAACAGAAGCAGCGGTGATTGAACAAGCGGTTGAAAGTGTATTACATGCAGGTCATCGAACAGCTGACTTAGCAGACGGTAATCATTATTTAGGTACCGATAAAATGGTGGATGCAATAACTGCGGTTATTGCCAACGATTCTGCCATTTCAAGCATTATGACAGCTTACAGTTAA
- the ilvN gene encoding acetolactate synthase small subunit has protein sequence MKRIITATVLNRAGVLNRVTGLFTKRNFNIESISVGHTESEDVSRMTFVVNVEHDNAAEQVIKQLNKQIDVLKVQDITDQAVVSRELALMKVASTPASRNELYAVIEPFRATIIDVSRDSLIIQVTGESSKIEAMIDLLQPYGLKEVTRTGTVAVPRGTQKAAAKLSSII, from the coding sequence ATGAAGCGAATCATTACAGCAACTGTATTAAACCGTGCGGGCGTTTTAAATCGCGTAACGGGGTTATTTACAAAAAGAAATTTCAATATTGAGAGTATTTCGGTAGGACACACTGAATCTGAAGATGTATCACGCATGACGTTTGTCGTAAACGTAGAGCATGACAATGCTGCTGAACAAGTGATTAAGCAGTTAAACAAGCAGATTGACGTGTTGAAAGTTCAAGATATTACGGATCAAGCCGTGGTGTCAAGAGAGCTTGCTTTAATGAAAGTAGCATCTACACCTGCGAGCCGTAACGAACTTTATGCAGTAATTGAGCCTTTCCGTGCAACCATCATTGATGTAAGCCGCGACAGCTTAATTATTCAAGTAACAGGTGAATCCAGCAAGATTGAAGCGATGATTGATTTACTTCAGCCTTATGGATTAAAAGAAGTAACGCGCACAGGGACAGTAGCTGTTCCGCGCGGTACGCAAAAAGCAGCAGCCAAACTTTCATCAATCATTTAA
- a CDS encoding 2-isopropylmalate synthase — MQKIKLFDTTLRDGEQSPGVNLNLQEKLEIAKQLERLGIDIIEAGFPASSKGDFQSVKEIASIVKNSSVTGLARSVTKDIDIAWEALKESAEPRLHVFIATSEIHMQHKLKKTPDEVLETAVEMVKYASEKFPVVQWSAEDACRTDLPFLARIVEAVIDAGAKVVNIPDTVGFITPGDYQSVFNYLKEHVSNIHKVDLSAHCHDDLGLAVANSMAAIEAGATQIEGTINGIGERAGNAALEEVALALHVRQDFYQASTGLILPEIKRTSDIISKLTGMNIAPNKAIVGKNAFAHESGIHQDGVLKNPLTYEIISPELVGVKQNPIVLGKHSGRHAFRTRLVELGFTLEDTEANVLFEKFKDLADKKKDITDDDLLALVIQKQVSKDSEYKLESLQVQYGTNNIPTATITLRKENGEEIQEAATGSGSVEAIYNTLQRCVEQDVKLLDYRIQSINGGPDALAEVFVKVESEGTEASGRGVAFDVLESSAKAYLNAINRLIAIQQHRTKQEVM; from the coding sequence GTGCAAAAAATTAAACTATTTGACACGACGCTACGCGATGGTGAACAGTCACCTGGAGTCAATTTGAACCTACAAGAAAAGCTTGAAATTGCTAAGCAGTTAGAGCGATTAGGTATCGACATTATTGAAGCCGGATTTCCCGCTTCTTCAAAAGGTGATTTTCAATCCGTAAAAGAAATTGCGTCTATTGTCAAAAATTCTTCTGTAACAGGCCTTGCAAGGTCTGTTACAAAAGATATTGACATTGCATGGGAAGCGTTAAAAGAAAGTGCAGAACCAAGACTGCATGTTTTTATCGCTACTTCCGAAATTCATATGCAGCATAAATTGAAAAAAACACCTGATGAAGTACTTGAAACAGCAGTGGAAATGGTGAAATACGCAAGTGAAAAATTCCCGGTTGTTCAATGGTCTGCTGAAGATGCATGTCGCACAGATTTACCGTTTTTAGCTAGAATTGTAGAAGCTGTTATCGATGCTGGTGCAAAAGTCGTTAATATTCCAGATACGGTAGGATTTATCACGCCTGGTGACTATCAATCCGTATTTAATTACTTAAAAGAACATGTATCAAATATTCATAAGGTCGATTTGTCAGCTCACTGCCACGATGACTTAGGGCTAGCTGTTGCTAATTCAATGGCTGCTATTGAAGCAGGAGCTACTCAAATTGAAGGAACGATTAACGGAATCGGAGAACGTGCCGGTAACGCTGCTCTTGAAGAAGTAGCACTTGCGCTTCATGTCCGTCAAGACTTCTATCAAGCGAGCACAGGTTTGATCTTGCCCGAAATCAAGCGTACGAGTGACATTATCAGTAAGCTTACCGGAATGAATATTGCGCCAAATAAAGCAATTGTCGGAAAAAATGCTTTTGCTCATGAATCAGGTATTCACCAAGATGGCGTCTTAAAAAATCCGTTAACATATGAGATTATTTCCCCAGAACTTGTGGGTGTTAAACAAAATCCGATTGTGCTGGGTAAACACTCAGGCCGTCATGCGTTCCGTACACGCTTAGTAGAGCTTGGGTTCACATTGGAAGATACAGAAGCAAACGTGCTTTTTGAGAAGTTTAAAGACTTAGCAGATAAGAAAAAAGACATTACCGACGATGATTTATTGGCATTAGTCATTCAAAAGCAAGTTAGCAAAGACAGTGAATATAAGCTTGAAAGTCTGCAAGTTCAGTATGGTACGAACAATATTCCTACGGCTACGATTACGCTTCGCAAAGAAAACGGCGAAGAGATTCAAGAAGCAGCTACGGGATCTGGAAGCGTGGAAGCTATCTATAATACGCTGCAGCGCTGTGTTGAGCAAGATGTCAAACTATTAGACTATCGTATTCAGTCTATTAACGGCGGTCCGGATGCACTGGCTGAAGTATTTGTGAAGGTTGAAAGCGAAGGAACTGAAGCAAGCGGACGCGGAGTAGCATTTGACGTATTAGAATCGTCAGCGAAAGCCTATTTAAATGCCATTAATCGATTAATCGCTATTCAGCAGCATCGTACAAAGCAAGAAGTAATGTGA